One window from the genome of Pararhizobium gei encodes:
- a CDS encoding IclR family transcriptional regulator, with amino-acid sequence MNDASKSNDDSRAGIQVIARAAAILRSLKNESDGLSLGQIADRVGLPRSTVQRIVGALQAEQFVIAASPDRGIRLGPEIGALAESARIDVLEMLRPYLVDLARRTKETVDLAVFRSKRLVFVDQIPGTHRLRTVSFVGESFPLCDTANGKACLAKLSDKQVLARLLEEQPAIAQDPARLQAYRSEIEAIRETDIAFDRDQHTAGVSAVGGAFFDHQGDLYAISLPTPSSRFQAREKQLTEELSRTLAQIVALEIFRGN; translated from the coding sequence ATGAATGACGCATCAAAAAGCAATGACGACAGCCGCGCCGGCATCCAGGTGATCGCCCGTGCTGCAGCGATCCTGAGAAGCCTGAAGAACGAGAGCGATGGCCTCAGTCTCGGGCAAATCGCCGACCGCGTCGGCTTGCCGCGCTCGACGGTGCAGCGCATCGTGGGCGCGCTTCAGGCAGAGCAGTTCGTCATTGCCGCCAGCCCGGATCGTGGCATTCGCCTTGGTCCGGAGATCGGTGCCCTTGCGGAATCGGCTCGCATCGATGTCCTGGAAATGCTCCGGCCCTATCTGGTCGATCTGGCACGCCGCACGAAGGAGACAGTCGATCTGGCGGTCTTCAGATCGAAACGGCTGGTGTTCGTCGATCAGATACCTGGGACCCACAGATTGCGGACCGTGTCCTTCGTCGGCGAAAGTTTTCCTCTGTGTGACACCGCCAACGGCAAGGCCTGCCTCGCCAAGCTGAGCGACAAACAGGTTCTCGCAAGATTGCTCGAGGAGCAGCCGGCCATCGCGCAGGATCCTGCACGGCTGCAGGCGTACCGCAGCGAGATCGAAGCGATAAGGGAAACCGACATCGCCTTCGACAGGGACCAGCATACGGCCGGCGTATCGGCTGTCGGCGGAGCCTTCTTCGATCATCAGGGTGACCTCTACGCGATCTCCCTGCCGACCCCGAGTTCCCGTTTCCAGGCCCGCGAGAAGCAACTGACCGAGGAACTCTCCCGCACGCTCGCGCAGATCGTCGCACTGGAGATTTTCCGCGGGAACTGA
- a CDS encoding 3-keto-5-aminohexanoate cleavage protein, with translation MPDLSKKVIITCAVTGGIHTPTMSDALPFTPDDIARQSIEAAEAGASILHLHARDPKDGRPTPDPAVFMQFLPRIKQATDAVVNITTGGGLNMTVEDRLAAPLAAKPEMCSLNMGSMNFGIYPLADRYSNWKYEWEEPYLRGTDDFIFRNTFRDIERIVKTLGEEHGTKFEHECYDVGHLYTLAHFVDRGLIKGPFFVQMIFGILGGIGPDLDNLLFMKRTADKLFGDAYRWSVLAAGRFQMPFATQSALLGGSVRVGLEDSLYIGRGKLARSNAEQVGKIKTILQELGHEIATPTEARQILGLKGGDQVDF, from the coding sequence ATGCCCGACCTCTCCAAGAAAGTCATCATCACCTGTGCGGTGACGGGCGGCATTCATACCCCGACCATGTCCGATGCGCTGCCATTCACGCCGGACGATATTGCGCGTCAGTCCATTGAAGCCGCCGAGGCTGGAGCCTCGATCCTTCATCTGCATGCGCGTGATCCGAAGGACGGTCGGCCAACGCCGGATCCAGCGGTGTTCATGCAGTTTCTGCCGCGCATCAAACAGGCCACCGATGCGGTCGTGAACATCACCACTGGCGGTGGCCTCAACATGACCGTTGAAGATCGCCTTGCCGCACCACTGGCCGCGAAACCCGAAATGTGCTCGTTGAACATGGGGTCCATGAATTTTGGCATCTACCCGTTGGCCGACCGCTATTCAAACTGGAAGTACGAATGGGAGGAGCCTTATCTGCGCGGTACGGACGATTTCATTTTCCGCAATACCTTCCGCGATATCGAGCGGATTGTGAAAACGCTCGGAGAAGAACATGGCACGAAGTTCGAGCACGAGTGCTACGACGTCGGCCACCTCTACACTCTGGCGCATTTCGTCGATCGTGGTCTGATCAAGGGGCCATTCTTCGTCCAGATGATCTTCGGCATCCTGGGCGGGATCGGTCCCGACCTTGATAATCTCCTGTTCATGAAGCGAACGGCCGACAAGCTGTTCGGCGACGCGTATCGTTGGTCGGTGCTGGCGGCCGGGCGTTTCCAGATGCCGTTTGCTACCCAGTCGGCCCTTCTGGGGGGCTCGGTCCGGGTGGGACTGGAGGATTCCCTCTATATCGGACGCGGAAAGCTGGCGCGTTCCAATGCCGAGCAGGTTGGCAAGATCAAGACAATCCTGCAAGAGCTTGGACATGAGATCGCTACACCAACAGAGGCGCGGCAAATTCTCGGCCTGAAAGGTGGCGATCAGGTGGATTTTTGA
- a CDS encoding branched-chain amino acid ABC transporter permease, translating into MRFRIERFTPTSRATAIVACLVLIALVAAPWLTGRANIRLLGEMFSFLALASLWNLLAGYCGLVSVGQQAFVGFGGYMLFALAIFLGIDPLLAILLAGLLGAVIAVPVGALLFRLYGAYFAIGSWVFAEVLRLSFAQVSALGGGSGSSLPTSVIAGIASSREWREILIYWTGLALAVAALVFVVVLLRSKMGLALTGLRDSEVASESLGINPWLTKMMVYVSVAGLTTMVGSFIFLQKLRISPDAAFSVNDWTAFVIFIAVIGGIGTIEGPLIGTVLFFLLRETLADFGTTYLLVLGALAIVIMLKAPRGIWGMVSERTGVSLVPIRRRVVFEEHSVSAPHS; encoded by the coding sequence ATGCGCTTTCGCATCGAACGCTTTACGCCGACCAGCCGTGCGACCGCGATCGTAGCCTGTCTGGTGCTGATTGCCCTGGTCGCGGCCCCCTGGCTGACGGGTCGCGCCAATATCCGCTTGCTGGGAGAGATGTTTTCCTTTCTTGCCCTTGCGAGCCTGTGGAACCTGCTTGCCGGGTATTGCGGGCTCGTTTCTGTTGGCCAACAGGCTTTCGTCGGCTTTGGCGGTTACATGCTTTTCGCGTTGGCGATCTTCCTGGGCATCGACCCCTTGCTGGCGATTCTTCTCGCGGGACTGCTTGGCGCGGTGATCGCCGTTCCCGTCGGTGCGCTGCTTTTCCGGCTCTATGGTGCCTATTTTGCAATCGGAAGCTGGGTATTCGCGGAAGTGCTACGGCTGTCCTTCGCTCAGGTTTCCGCCCTCGGTGGCGGCTCTGGGTCGAGCCTGCCCACTTCGGTCATCGCGGGGATTGCAAGCAGCCGGGAATGGCGTGAGATCCTGATTTATTGGACGGGGCTGGCCCTTGCTGTCGCTGCCTTGGTCTTCGTCGTCGTCTTGCTGCGTTCGAAGATGGGTCTTGCGTTGACCGGCCTGCGCGACAGCGAGGTCGCATCCGAAAGCCTCGGCATCAATCCATGGCTGACCAAGATGATGGTCTATGTCAGCGTTGCGGGGCTGACGACCATGGTCGGCTCGTTCATCTTTCTGCAGAAACTGCGTATCTCTCCGGATGCTGCATTCAGCGTCAACGACTGGACCGCCTTCGTGATCTTCATCGCGGTCATCGGCGGCATCGGAACGATCGAGGGACCGCTGATCGGAACCGTGTTGTTTTTCCTGCTGCGCGAAACATTGGCCGACTTCGGCACGACCTATCTGCTGGTTCTCGGTGCTCTGGCGATCGTGATCATGCTCAAGGCGCCCCGCGGCATCTGGGGAATGGTCAGCGAACGCACCGGCGTTTCGCTTGTCCCAATCCGTCGCCGGGTGGTCTTCGAAGAGCATTCCGTCTCCGCGCCGCACTCATAG
- a CDS encoding branched-chain amino acid ABC transporter permease encodes MDWINAIVQGILLGGLYALFAAGLSLIFGVMRLVNIAHGDLIVLAAYIALVVVQATGLHPLASALLVVPIMALIGYLLQRFLLNPTIGKDLLSPLLVTFGISVLLQNGLLLGFTADSRRLPAGALETASFDLVSGLTIGVLPLLMFVTSIMVIFALDRVFFHTSLGRAFRATSDDGEVAQLMMIDRRHIFGMAMALSLGVVAIAGIFLAIRTNFDPASGPARLIFGFEAVIIGGLGNLWGTLAGGVILGVAQAIGAQISPGWQILAGHIVFFIVLAFKPRGLFPRMD; translated from the coding sequence ATGGACTGGATCAATGCAATCGTGCAGGGAATTTTGCTGGGAGGCCTCTATGCCCTTTTCGCGGCTGGCCTGTCCCTGATCTTCGGCGTGATGCGCCTGGTCAATATCGCGCATGGCGACCTCATCGTGCTGGCTGCCTATATCGCCCTGGTCGTCGTCCAGGCAACGGGGCTGCATCCCTTGGCGTCGGCGCTGCTGGTTGTCCCGATCATGGCCCTGATCGGCTATCTGCTTCAGCGATTTCTGCTTAACCCCACGATCGGCAAGGATCTTCTTTCGCCTTTGCTGGTGACGTTCGGGATATCGGTTCTGCTCCAGAACGGGTTGCTTCTCGGCTTCACGGCCGACAGTCGGCGGTTGCCTGCGGGCGCACTCGAAACGGCCAGTTTCGATCTGGTCTCCGGGCTGACCATCGGTGTTCTTCCGCTTTTGATGTTCGTCACGTCGATCATGGTGATCTTCGCTCTCGACCGGGTGTTTTTTCATACGTCCCTGGGCCGGGCATTCCGAGCGACGTCCGATGATGGCGAGGTGGCACAACTGATGATGATCGACCGCCGTCACATCTTCGGGATGGCCATGGCACTGTCGCTTGGTGTCGTCGCCATTGCCGGCATTTTCCTGGCGATCCGGACCAATTTCGACCCTGCATCCGGTCCAGCCAGACTGATCTTCGGTTTCGAGGCCGTCATCATCGGCGGTCTTGGCAATCTGTGGGGAACGCTTGCGGGCGGCGTGATCCTCGGCGTTGCGCAGGCGATCGGCGCCCAGATTTCTCCGGGATGGCAGATTCTTGCGGGCCACATCGTCTTCTTCATCGTGCTGGCTTTCAAGCCGCGCGGCCTGTTTCCAAGAATGGATTGA
- a CDS encoding ABC transporter ATP-binding protein, which yields MAEVLLSTHGLQAGYGDFQALFGVDLVLHRAEVLALIGANGAGKSTLLKAVTGLVACESGMVRFRGEHVGGQRPDKIAKGGIALVPEGRRLFRSLTVEENLVIGGERAQPGAWSLERVYALFPILAERRKNPGTALSGGQQQMVAIGRALMANPAVILFDEISLGLAPVVIKDIYAALPAIVESGVSAVLVEQDVSRALSVADRFVCMQEGKVSLAGDPSHFSRAEITAAYFGT from the coding sequence ATGGCTGAGGTTCTTCTGTCAACCCATGGCCTGCAGGCCGGATACGGCGACTTCCAGGCACTCTTTGGGGTCGATCTGGTGCTGCATCGCGCAGAGGTGCTGGCCCTCATCGGGGCAAACGGGGCCGGCAAGAGCACGCTCCTGAAGGCGGTGACAGGACTTGTAGCGTGTGAGAGCGGCATGGTGCGTTTCAGGGGCGAGCACGTCGGAGGCCAGAGACCGGACAAGATCGCCAAAGGCGGCATTGCTCTGGTTCCCGAAGGCCGCCGACTGTTCCGGTCCCTGACCGTGGAGGAAAACCTTGTCATTGGCGGCGAAAGGGCCCAGCCGGGAGCGTGGTCGCTGGAGCGCGTCTATGCGCTGTTTCCCATTCTTGCGGAGCGTCGCAAGAACCCCGGAACTGCGCTGTCGGGCGGCCAGCAGCAAATGGTGGCGATAGGACGGGCCCTCATGGCCAATCCCGCTGTCATTCTTTTCGATGAGATTTCGCTCGGCCTTGCTCCCGTAGTGATCAAGGACATCTACGCGGCGCTTCCTGCCATCGTCGAAAGCGGGGTCTCTGCAGTTCTGGTCGAGCAGGACGTCTCGCGCGCCCTGTCCGTTGCAGATCGTTTCGTGTGCATGCAGGAGGGAAAAGTCTCCCTGGCAGGCGATCCCTCTCATTTCAGCAGAGCCGAAATCACGGCTGCCTATTTCGGAACCTGA
- a CDS encoding ABC transporter ATP-binding protein, producing the protein MAIITLDTVSKRYGALQVTDKVSISVGPGEALGIIGPNGAGKTTLFNLIAGTARADSGTIHFDGADVTNMPARQRCHRGIGRSFQIPHPFVGMTTYENVLVGATFGGCRSEKAGSAKAVEVLELTGLVKKANVLAGQLTLLERKRLEMARALASSPKLLLLDEIAGGLTEPECIELIAAIRSIRAEGVSIIWIEHVVHALMAVADRIAVIDFGRKIAEGDPAATMASPEVAAIYMGIDGKAHHG; encoded by the coding sequence ATGGCAATCATAACACTCGATACGGTCAGCAAGCGCTACGGCGCCCTTCAGGTCACGGACAAGGTGTCGATATCGGTTGGTCCGGGGGAAGCCCTCGGCATCATCGGTCCCAACGGCGCCGGCAAGACGACACTTTTCAATCTGATTGCCGGGACCGCGAGGGCGGATAGCGGGACGATCCATTTCGATGGAGCGGATGTGACGAACATGCCCGCGCGGCAACGCTGTCATCGGGGGATCGGCCGTTCGTTCCAGATACCGCACCCCTTTGTCGGAATGACGACCTACGAGAACGTTCTGGTCGGCGCGACCTTCGGCGGTTGCCGGTCCGAGAAGGCCGGATCCGCAAAGGCTGTCGAGGTTCTCGAACTGACCGGGTTGGTGAAGAAGGCGAATGTTTTGGCCGGACAACTCACCTTGCTGGAACGCAAACGGCTGGAAATGGCGCGTGCGCTCGCCAGTTCCCCGAAACTTCTGCTCCTCGACGAGATTGCCGGGGGACTGACGGAGCCGGAATGTATCGAGCTCATTGCCGCCATCCGGAGCATACGGGCAGAGGGCGTTTCGATTATCTGGATCGAGCACGTCGTTCATGCGCTTATGGCCGTGGCGGATCGGATCGCGGTGATCGATTTTGGCCGGAAGATCGCCGAAGGCGATCCGGCTGCAACCATGGCCAGCCCGGAGGTGGCCGCCATCTACATGGGGATAGACGGGAAGGCACATCATGGCTGA
- a CDS encoding ABC transporter substrate-binding protein, producing the protein MRFRNSGGPGVSRRNFIRTAGTVLAAPAILRWTRAYAQTPTIKVGHVSPVTGPLAGFAEANDYILEGIRKSLSAIDNNGKSWTIEVISKDSQSNPNRAAEVAADLILKDEVDIIVAASTPDTVNPVSDQAEVNGTPCITTDCPWQPYFFGRNGNPEQGFETTYHFFWGLEDVIGAFLSLWDNPNVGKKVGGLFPNDADGNAWGDPERGFPKPLSDAGYSLTDPGRYQPMSDDFSAQISAFKAAGAEIVTGNMIPPDFATFWSQAGQQGLKPRIVTIGKALLFPSVIASLGERGIGLSSEIWWSPNHPFSSSLTDESARDLAEGYVKATNRPWTQPIGFKHALFEVVADVVKRSADLDDPAAIVEAIKATSMKTIVGAVDWSKGPVKNVTKTPLVAGQWQNVNGKPDLVITTNKTAPDIPVGGELILL; encoded by the coding sequence ATGCGCTTCAGGAATTCAGGAGGACCCGGCGTCAGCCGGAGAAATTTCATCCGGACGGCCGGCACGGTGCTTGCCGCACCGGCAATCCTTCGTTGGACGCGGGCCTATGCGCAGACACCGACGATCAAGGTCGGTCATGTCAGTCCGGTCACCGGGCCGCTTGCAGGGTTTGCTGAAGCCAACGACTATATTCTCGAAGGTATCAGAAAGTCTCTGTCCGCCATCGACAACAATGGCAAGAGCTGGACGATAGAGGTCATATCCAAGGACAGCCAGTCCAATCCGAACCGTGCGGCCGAAGTTGCCGCAGACCTCATTCTCAAGGATGAAGTGGACATCATCGTCGCTGCTTCGACACCGGATACCGTCAATCCGGTGTCCGACCAGGCCGAAGTCAACGGTACGCCTTGCATCACGACCGACTGCCCGTGGCAGCCGTATTTCTTCGGGCGAAACGGCAATCCCGAACAGGGTTTCGAAACCACCTATCACTTCTTCTGGGGGCTTGAAGATGTGATCGGCGCGTTCCTGTCTCTCTGGGACAATCCGAATGTCGGAAAGAAGGTCGGCGGCCTGTTTCCCAACGATGCCGACGGAAACGCCTGGGGCGATCCCGAACGTGGCTTCCCCAAGCCACTTTCGGATGCCGGCTACTCGCTCACCGATCCAGGCCGCTATCAGCCGATGTCAGATGATTTCTCGGCGCAGATATCCGCCTTCAAGGCAGCCGGTGCCGAGATCGTCACAGGCAACATGATCCCGCCGGATTTCGCCACGTTCTGGAGTCAGGCGGGGCAGCAGGGTCTGAAACCCAGGATCGTCACCATTGGCAAGGCGCTGCTTTTTCCCTCCGTCATTGCTTCCCTGGGCGAGCGCGGCATTGGCCTGTCCTCGGAAATCTGGTGGTCGCCGAACCATCCGTTTTCGTCCAGCCTGACGGATGAAAGCGCGAGAGACCTGGCGGAAGGCTACGTCAAGGCCACAAACCGGCCGTGGACGCAGCCGATCGGCTTCAAGCACGCATTGTTCGAGGTGGTTGCCGACGTTGTGAAGCGCAGCGCGGATCTCGACGACCCCGCAGCCATTGTTGAAGCGATCAAGGCCACCAGCATGAAGACGATCGTCGGTGCGGTGGACTGGTCCAAGGGGCCGGTGAAAAACGTCACCAAGACCCCTTTGGTCGCTGGCCAGTGGCAGAACGTCAATGGCAAGCCAGACCTGGTGATCACCACCAACAAGACGGCTCCCGACATACCTGTGGGCGGCGAACTCATACTGCTCTGA
- a CDS encoding 3-hydroxyacyl-CoA dehydrogenase family protein yields MVQGKQNIAIIGAGLMGHGIAQVFAVGGHDVTVFDASPSALDTLRARIATNLADLGLADGAQDRVTGCSELSVAVAGADIVIEAAPEKLELKRTIFADLVALAPRHAVLASNTSVIPISDIAAGLETSERIVGTHWWNPPFLVPLVEVVGTERTEPRIIEHVLSLLSSVGKTPVHIRKDVAGFVGNRLQHALWREAIAIVAEGIADARTVDTVVKSSFGRRLAVLGPLENADLVGTDLTLDIHNVVLKHLNREPGPSSYLQALVESGKLGMKSGEGFRSWSEEEAQALRSRVARYLKAFKPVD; encoded by the coding sequence ATGGTGCAGGGAAAACAGAACATCGCGATCATCGGTGCGGGTCTGATGGGCCACGGAATCGCGCAGGTTTTTGCTGTAGGTGGTCATGATGTCACGGTCTTTGACGCAAGCCCGTCAGCGCTTGATACGCTGCGTGCGCGAATTGCGACGAACCTGGCCGACCTCGGGCTTGCCGATGGCGCGCAAGATCGTGTCACGGGATGTTCGGAACTGAGCGTTGCGGTGGCCGGCGCCGACATCGTCATCGAGGCTGCGCCTGAAAAACTGGAACTGAAGCGCACGATCTTCGCCGATCTGGTCGCGCTTGCGCCCCGCCATGCGGTCCTTGCATCCAATACATCAGTCATTCCGATTTCCGACATTGCAGCGGGTCTTGAAACGTCCGAAAGAATCGTCGGTACACATTGGTGGAATCCACCCTTCCTGGTGCCGCTGGTCGAGGTCGTCGGCACGGAACGGACGGAACCGCGGATCATCGAACACGTCCTGTCGCTGTTGTCGTCAGTGGGAAAGACGCCCGTTCATATCAGGAAGGATGTGGCGGGTTTCGTCGGAAACCGCCTGCAGCATGCCCTCTGGCGCGAGGCGATCGCGATCGTCGCCGAAGGGATCGCCGATGCGCGGACGGTCGATACGGTTGTAAAATCCAGCTTCGGACGGCGGCTTGCCGTCCTTGGTCCGCTGGAGAATGCCGATCTCGTCGGCACAGACCTGACGCTGGACATCCACAATGTCGTGCTCAAACATCTGAACCGGGAGCCCGGTCCGTCGTCCTACTTGCAGGCGTTGGTCGAAAGCGGAAAGCTCGGAATGAAATCGGGAGAGGGGTTTCGGTCGTGGAGCGAGGAAGAGGCACAGGCGCTGAGGTCGCGCGTGGCCCGATACCTCAAGGCGTTCAAGCCGGTCGATTGA